The Candidatus Bathyarchaeota archaeon sequence AAACGGGGTGAAACACAATTAGAGATGTTCTGAGAAGGCTAGCTAGGAACGAGATCTCTGTGGATGAAGCAGAGAGGATGATGAAGACGTCAGCCATCATTGAGATAGAGGACATCGCAAAGCTAGATGTTGGAAGGGATACTCGAAAGGGATTTCCAGAGATCATCCTCGCAGAGGGAAAGACCACGGAGGACGTGATTAGGATCTCCCTGAAGATGTTGGAGAGCAAGGAACGGGTAATAGTCAGCCGGGGAAGCAACGAGCAACTGGATGCTATAAGGGGGGTTGTTCCTGAGGGAGCGACCCTTTGCTTGAACGAGAAGGCTAGGATGGCGGTCCTTAAAAAGCGTGGCTTCACCGTGGAGGATTCTGGAGGGCGCATAGGCGTGATGACCGCGGGCACATCTGACATCCCTATCGCCGAGGAGGTGAAGGTTATGGCAGAGGAGTTGGGCTGCGAGGTCTTTTCCTCCTATGACGCTGGTGTTGCTGGCCTACACAGGCTGTTTCCTTCCTTACGGGAGATGATAATGAGGGACGTGGACGTGATGGTGGTCATCGCCGGCAGGGAGGGAGCCCTCCCTACGGTGGTCTCTGGGCTTGTGGATGTTCCCATAATCGGTGTTCCGACGTCCATCGGCTATGGATATGGCGGGAAGGGGGTCAGTGCTCTTATGGCCATGCTTCAGGCTTGCTCCCTTGGGATAGCGGTCGTCAACATCGATGGGGGGGTTGCAGCCGGGGCCATTGCCGCTCTAATCGCCAATCGTGTTGCCAGGGCGAGGAACGTTTGACATCCCAGAAAAAATAGCGCAAATAGATTCTTAGGAGATGAGGTAAAATCCACCCACCATATTAATAATAATTCAT is a genomic window containing:
- the larB gene encoding nickel pincer cofactor biosynthesis protein LarB produces the protein MDEAERMMKTSAIIEIEDIAKLDVGRDTRKGFPEIILAEGKTTEDVIRISLKMLESKERVIVSRGSNEQLDAIRGVVPEGATLCLNEKARMAVLKKRGFTVEDSGGRIGVMTAGTSDIPIAEEVKVMAEELGCEVFSSYDAGVAGLHRLFPSLREMIMRDVDVMVVIAGREGALPTVVSGLVDVPIIGVPTSIGYGYGGKGVSALMAMLQACSLGIAVVNIDGGVAAGAIAALIANRVARARNV